The Metabacillus schmidteae genome includes a region encoding these proteins:
- the ytzI gene encoding YtzI protein, whose protein sequence is MKVVFIICIIIVIVVLLLSVLTTSKAYQYKHTVDPVKKHEEQPNKEHDDEHQ, encoded by the coding sequence GTGAAAGTCGTTTTTATTATTTGTATCATCATTGTTATTGTTGTCCTCTTATTAAGTGTTTTGACTACAAGCAAAGCCTATCAATACAAACATACAGTTGATCCTGTTAAAAAGCATGAAGAGCAACCGAATAAAGAACATGATGATGAACATCAATAA
- a CDS encoding hydrolase, giving the protein MDNAKKTYYITVGSGQISQLSTVSAWDFKIEATDEEIVQLREYFDQVYSSDMQGFFRAHTPYVQYHYDRENDAIDDTNKKIYRMIYELGDEEAKELIRSQQLMSKINEQE; this is encoded by the coding sequence ATGGATAATGCAAAAAAGACGTATTACATTACGGTCGGGAGTGGACAAATCTCTCAGTTAAGCACGGTTTCTGCATGGGATTTTAAAATTGAAGCAACAGATGAAGAAATTGTTCAACTACGTGAGTATTTTGACCAAGTTTATTCATCAGATATGCAAGGGTTCTTTCGTGCCCATACACCATATGTTCAATACCATTATGATCGGGAAAATGATGCAATTGATGACACGAATAAAAAAATCTACCGAATGATTTATGAATTAGGTGATGAAGAAGCGAAAGAGCTTATCCGCTCGCAACAACTTATGTCTAAAATTAATGAACAAGAATAA
- a CDS encoding Dps family protein yields MSEKLIATVNKQIANWTVLYVKLHNYHWFVKGENFFTLHEKFEEFYNEAAIHIDELAERLLALDGKPVATMKECLELSSVNEAEGNESAQQMVQSIYEDFSKVVEELKEGMDLAGEVGDETTGDMLLAIHQGLEKHNWMLKSFLGK; encoded by the coding sequence ATGTCAGAGAAATTAATCGCAACAGTAAACAAACAAATAGCAAACTGGACCGTATTGTATGTGAAATTACATAATTATCATTGGTTTGTAAAAGGAGAAAATTTCTTTACTCTACATGAAAAGTTTGAAGAATTCTACAATGAAGCAGCTATTCATATTGATGAATTAGCGGAGCGTTTATTAGCTCTTGACGGGAAACCGGTAGCAACAATGAAAGAATGCTTAGAGCTTTCGTCTGTGAACGAAGCGGAAGGCAATGAATCAGCACAGCAAATGGTTCAAAGCATCTATGAAGATTTTAGTAAAGTTGTAGAAGAATTAAAAGAAGGAATGGATTTAGCAGGAGAAGTAGGAGATGAAACTACAGGTGATATGCTTCTTGCCATCCATCAAGGGTTAGAAAAGCATAATTGGATGTTAAAATCATTCTTAGGTAAATAA
- a CDS encoding permease: protein MNRTVVPFMKECIALALLGLFFYLFLFVDFHEIEWNIPSQLLTVNTMFLSILLEAIPFILLGVFISALIQTFVSEDLIKRVLPKNAILALLPAALLGAIFPICECAIVPIVRRLLKKGMPLHVGVVFLVGAPILNPVVFASTYYAFSSQLHIAYARMGLAFFLSIIIGFMMYLLFKNRNQLKWTKEELTSIVQLKSEEKVGKLKSTFFHASDEFFEMGKFLIIGAFIASLFQTFLDRTLLTELGSSEFLSPAIMMAFGYILSLCSEADAFVAATFGGTFTTGSLLAFLVYGPMIDLKNTIMLFAFFKAKFVAAFIGVVTVVVYLSIIMYQAIFL from the coding sequence ATGAATAGAACTGTAGTACCATTTATGAAAGAGTGTATTGCGTTAGCTTTATTAGGGTTGTTTTTCTATTTGTTTTTATTTGTTGATTTCCATGAGATTGAATGGAATATCCCATCTCAACTTTTGACTGTTAATACAATGTTTTTAAGTATATTGCTTGAAGCTATTCCATTTATCTTATTGGGTGTTTTTATTTCTGCGCTTATCCAAACATTTGTGTCAGAGGATCTGATTAAACGAGTGCTTCCTAAGAACGCAATATTAGCTTTATTGCCTGCTGCTTTACTTGGAGCGATTTTTCCTATTTGTGAATGTGCGATTGTACCAATTGTTAGAAGGCTATTGAAAAAAGGGATGCCTCTCCATGTTGGAGTTGTATTCTTAGTAGGTGCTCCAATATTAAATCCTGTTGTGTTTGCGTCAACATACTATGCTTTTTCTTCACAGCTGCATATTGCGTATGCAAGAATGGGACTGGCGTTTTTTCTTTCCATTATTATCGGTTTTATGATGTATCTCCTTTTTAAAAATCGAAATCAGTTAAAGTGGACGAAAGAAGAACTAACCAGCATCGTTCAGTTAAAAAGTGAAGAAAAGGTAGGAAAGTTAAAATCGACGTTTTTTCATGCAAGTGACGAATTTTTTGAAATGGGAAAGTTCTTAATTATTGGGGCGTTTATTGCAAGTCTGTTCCAAACGTTTCTTGATCGAACGCTTTTAACAGAACTTGGTAGCAGTGAATTTCTTTCTCCTGCTATCATGATGGCATTTGGATATATTTTATCGTTATGTTCTGAGGCGGATGCATTTGTGGCAGCAACTTTTGGTGGAACCTTTACAACTGGATCATTGCTCGCCTTTTTAGTGTACGGTCCCATGATTGATTTGAAAAATACAATTATGCTTTTTGCCTTTTTTAAAGCAAAATTCGTTGCTGCATTTATCGGTGTTGTCACAGTCGTTGTTTATCTCTCAATCATTATGTATCAAGCAATTTTTCTATAA
- the ytkD gene encoding RNA deprotection pyrophosphohydrolase, which translates to MYRFIDYYHNEVLLSFDDHPFSEEPKHVWVVCRHQKQWLLTKHSDRGLEFPGGKVEANETAMEAAIREVKEETGGIVRNIDYIGQYKVRGKEKVIVKNIYFARIERLEKQDGYFETYGPVLLDKLPDDIRTSKQYSFIMKDDVLQKSIQEVEKRIKIRGDM; encoded by the coding sequence ATGTACCGATTTATTGATTATTATCACAATGAAGTTTTATTGTCTTTTGACGATCATCCGTTTTCCGAAGAACCCAAGCATGTTTGGGTTGTTTGCAGGCACCAAAAGCAATGGCTATTAACGAAGCATTCCGATCGGGGACTTGAGTTTCCTGGCGGTAAGGTTGAAGCGAATGAAACAGCGATGGAAGCAGCGATTCGAGAGGTAAAAGAGGAAACGGGAGGAATCGTTCGTAATATTGACTATATTGGGCAGTACAAAGTAAGAGGAAAAGAAAAGGTAATTGTGAAAAACATTTATTTTGCTAGAATTGAAAGACTTGAAAAGCAAGATGGATATTTTGAAACATATGGACCTGTCTTATTAGATAAACTCCCAGATGATATCCGAACAAGCAAACAATATAGCTTTATCATGAAAGACGATGTACTACAGAAGAGCATACAAGAAGTGGAGAAAAGAATAAAAATAAGAGGCGACATGTGA
- a CDS encoding ABC transporter permease, whose product MKQNETIELLHKNYKRNVAREKQWVRFYQLLIFISFFSLWELASRREWIDPLLFSSPSKVWNLFITKIMDGTLLPHIGVTLFETVLGFILGTLLGAILAALLWWSERLSKVLDPYLVILNAMPKVALGPILIVGLGPGFVSIIAMGTIISVIITTIVVYTSFREVDSNYIRVLQTFGAKKIQIFREAVLPASFPTIVSTLKVNVGLSWVGVIVGEFLVSAKGLGYMIIYGFQVFNFTLVLLSLLIIAVFATIMYQGVELVEKKLVKSEKRG is encoded by the coding sequence ATGAAACAGAATGAAACCATTGAACTCCTTCATAAGAATTATAAACGTAATGTTGCACGGGAAAAACAATGGGTAAGATTTTATCAACTTCTCATCTTCATCAGTTTCTTCAGTCTTTGGGAGCTCGCAAGTCGAAGAGAGTGGATCGACCCTCTTTTATTTAGCTCTCCTTCTAAGGTCTGGAATCTATTTATAACGAAAATAATGGATGGAACATTACTTCCGCATATAGGAGTTACATTATTTGAAACGGTCTTAGGGTTCATATTAGGAACATTACTTGGCGCTATCTTAGCTGCATTGCTTTGGTGGTCAGAAAGACTTTCAAAGGTTCTTGATCCTTATCTTGTTATTTTAAATGCCATGCCTAAAGTAGCATTAGGACCTATATTAATTGTCGGTCTGGGTCCTGGTTTTGTATCTATTATTGCAATGGGAACGATCATTTCAGTTATTATTACAACTATTGTTGTGTACACTTCTTTTAGAGAAGTTGACTCCAATTATATCAGGGTCCTCCAAACATTCGGGGCAAAAAAAATACAAATTTTCAGGGAAGCTGTATTACCTGCCTCATTTCCTACAATTGTATCGACATTAAAAGTAAATGTCGGTTTATCCTGGGTAGGGGTCATTGTTGGAGAGTTTCTTGTATCAGCAAAAGGATTAGGATATATGATTATATATGGTTTCCAAGTATTTAACTTCACTCTTGTTCTCCTGAGCCTATTGATTATCGCTGTCTTTGCAACAATTATGTATCAAGGTGTTGAATTAGTTGAAAAAAAGCTTGTTAAATCAGAAAAAAGAGGCTAA
- a CDS encoding TIGR03943 family putative permease subunit, which produces MENQQSHYRFQVYIRGIILIGFTLLMIKLLMTGNMLNFIAPKMMPFMYFAIVVFLILGVVQIWRSGSKKQAELYCDCGIDHSAPSSPFRSIFVYLLFIMPIVTGFLFPEVVLDSSVAAKRGFKSFATTDPQPAEEATGTEKAEAYLNDPEAYMAELDERIGDKVLESSSNIPDVPLEHPDGFEIQERPVDIYAQLEKEMLEMETIKFTEENYIAMTTIIDQNPEKFVGKKVEILGFVFREHDFNEDQFVIARFGLSCCVADASVFGTLASFPEANQYGDDKWVKLKGTLTTTTYQDWMLPSIDVASIEVVEQPETPYVYEKY; this is translated from the coding sequence ATGGAGAACCAACAAAGCCATTACCGCTTTCAAGTGTATATACGCGGCATCATTCTTATTGGCTTTACCTTACTGATGATTAAATTATTAATGACAGGAAATATGCTCAATTTTATCGCACCTAAAATGATGCCGTTTATGTATTTTGCGATTGTTGTATTTTTAATTTTAGGTGTCGTTCAAATCTGGAGAAGCGGGTCAAAGAAGCAGGCGGAGCTTTATTGTGATTGTGGAATCGACCACTCTGCTCCCTCTTCACCGTTTCGTTCTATTTTTGTCTATCTATTGTTTATCATGCCAATTGTAACTGGTTTTCTGTTTCCGGAGGTTGTTCTGGATAGTTCAGTTGCAGCAAAGCGGGGCTTTAAATCTTTTGCCACAACAGATCCGCAACCTGCTGAAGAAGCGACTGGAACTGAAAAAGCTGAAGCATATCTCAACGATCCGGAAGCTTATATGGCGGAACTAGACGAACGAATAGGTGATAAGGTTTTAGAGTCTTCAAGTAATATCCCTGATGTTCCACTTGAACATCCAGATGGGTTTGAAATACAAGAGCGTCCTGTTGACATTTACGCGCAGTTAGAAAAAGAAATGCTTGAAATGGAAACCATTAAATTTACAGAGGAAAATTATATTGCAATGACAACCATCATCGATCAAAACCCTGAAAAGTTTGTTGGGAAAAAGGTGGAGATTTTAGGGTTTGTCTTTCGGGAACATGACTTTAATGAAGATCAGTTTGTTATTGCAAGATTTGGATTATCCTGCTGTGTTGCTGATGCCTCTGTATTCGGAACACTTGCTTCATTTCCTGAAGCGAATCAATATGGTGATGATAAGTGGGTCAAACTAAAGGGAACCTTAACAACGACAACCTATCAAGATTGGATGTTACCTTCAATAGATGTAGCAAGTATTGAAGTTGTTGAACAACCGGAGACTCCTTATGTATACGAAAAGTACTAA